The Gammaproteobacteria bacterium genomic sequence CCTGGTGCTGGTCACCGGGCCGACCGGCTCGGGTAAATCCACAACATTGGCTGCAATGGTGGATTACAAAAACGACACCGACCACGGACACATCCTCACCATCGAGGACCCGATCGAATTTGTGCACAAATCCAAAAAGTCGCTCATCAATCAGCGCGAGGTGCACCGCCATACCCTGGGCTTTAACGAGGCCCTGCGCTCGGCCCTGCGTGAAGACCCCGACGTGATTCTGGTGGGCGAAATGCGTGACCCGGAAACCATCCGCCTGGCGCTGACCGCGGCCGAGACCGGCCATCTGGTGTTTGGCACCCTGCATACCAGCTCCGCCGCCAAGACCATCGACCGTATCATCGACGTGTTTCCCGCCGCGGAAAAGGAGATGGTGCGTTCCATGCTGTCGGAATCGCTGCGCGCCGTTATCTCCCAGACCCTGATGAAGAAGGTCGGCGGCGGGCGTGTCGCCGCGCATGAAATCATGATCGCCAACCCGGCCATCCGTAACCTGATCCGTGAGGCCAAGATCGCGCAGATGTATTCCGCGATCCAGACCGGACAGGGCAGCGGCATGCAGACCCTCGATCAGAATCTGCAAAAGCTGTTACAGAAAGGGGTGATCACCAAACAGGAGGCAGCCTCCAAGGCGGCCAACAAGGATACCTTTGTGTAGTATGCGACACTCGGTTGTCGCACTCGGTATGCCACACTGTGGGCAGCCACCCATCGATACGCCGACACCGGGATCATTCCACCCGGGAATGGCGTGTAACCCATGTACCGACCTTCGCCGTCAGCAGGAGGTTGCAAAGCGCTGCATATGCCCGTAAAAACGACCCACATTGACCGCACAGGGATATTGATCACGCATGGCCGCCAAACCGTTTAATGTCATCCAGGATTTTCAGTCCTTACTGAAAATGATGATGCGCAAGGAGGCCTCTGACCTGTTCCTCACGGCAGGGCTGCCCGCCAGTTTCAAGATCAACGGTGAGATCTCGCCGATCTCCGAATCACCGCTCAATGCCGACCAGGTGCGCAAGCTGGCGCTGTCGTTGATGAACGATCAGCAGCGTCACGAATTTGAACACACGCTGGAATGCAATTTCGCCATCGACCCACCCGGCACCGGGCGCTTTCGCGTCAACGTCTTCCAGCAGAAAAATCACGTCGGCATTGTGCTGCGCCGCATCAAGACCGAGATCCCCACCTTTGCCGATCTGGGGGTGCCGCAAACCCTGGCCGATCTGGCGATGGCCAAACGGGGCCTGGTGATCATCGCCGGCGCCACCGGCACCGGCAAATCCAGCACCCTGGCCGCCATGCTGGGGCAACGCAACCGCAACAGTCATGGCCACATCATCACCGTGGAAGATCCCATCGAATACGTGCATGAGCATGATGGCTGCATCATCACCCAGCGGGAAGTCGGCGTGGATACCATCAGCTTCGAGGCGGCCCTGCGCAACACCCTGCGACAGGCGCCGGATGTGATCCTCATCGGCGAGATCCGCACCCGGGAGACCATGGAACACGCCATCGCCTTTGCCGAAACCGGCCACCTCTGCCTGACCACCCTGCACGCCAATAACGCCAATCAGGCGCTGGACCGTATCCTCAACTTTTTCCCCAAGGATCGCCGCGAACAGACCCTGCTGGATCTGTCCCTCAACCTGCGCGCCATCATCGGTCAGCAGCTGATCCCCACGCCCGATAAAACCGGGCGCTGCGTCGCCGTTGAGATCCTCATCAACACACCCCTGGTCAGCCAGCTGATCCGCGAGGGCAATGTCACCGAACTCAAGGCGGTAATGAGCAAGTCCAATCAACAGGGCATGCTCACCTTTGACCAGGCCCTGTTTGAGCTCTACAAGGCCAAAAAGATCTCTTATGAGGCGGCCCTGCACCACGCCGACTCCGCCAACGAGCTGCGGCTGATGATCAAGCTCGGCAACAAGGCGGGGGTGAAACAGATGGGCGACACCCTCAGCGGCGTCACCTTGATGGATGTGCAGGACAAATAGTCAGAGCCTGTGAAAAAATCGACGGCCGTAGCGAGGCCGTCGATTTTTTTCACAGGCTCTCAGCAGTCTCTCGGACTCAGGCTGAACAGACTGCGGCCGTCGGCTTCGCCATCGGCACGGTGGCTTCGACGCCGATTCTGCGGTTGGCATCAGGCCGCGGGAAATACTGCACTCGCCTCAAACACCGGACCGTCAACACACACGCGTTTCATGGCCGGACCACTGGCGGTCTGCACCTCCACGGTACAACCGGCGCAGCCACCCACCGCACAGGCCATGAATTCCTCCAGCGAGACCTGACAGGGCAGCTGATATTCCCGCGCCAGCCGGGCCACCGCCTCCAGCATGGGGTGCGGGCCGCAGGCGAAGACCGCCACCTGTTCGCGCTGCGCCGCGTCCAGCGCATCTAACCACGTACGTGCAAGGTCGGTCACATAACCCTCAAAGCATCCGGCATAACCCTGTTGACTGGCGAGCCGCGAGGCGATGCCCCAGTCGTCCAGCAGGGGCATGGCGGCAATCACCTCGGCGGGCACGCCGGGGACCATGATTTTTGAGGGCTGGGCCTTGAACGGGAACGGCACCTCCGAGCCCATGATCACCAGCGGCTCATAGGCACCTTTCACCTCGCGCAGAGAATCGGCCAGAAACACCATGGGCGGCATGCCCACACCACCGCCGATCAGCAGCGGTCGTGAGTGGCGCAGTTGCGGTGTGAAGGGCATGCCGATCGGCCCCATAACGGAGACCAGATCATCCTGCTTGCGCATCGCCAGCAGTCGGGTGCCCTCCCCCAGCACCTTGAACAGGATATCCACCCAGCCCGCCCGGGCGCTGACGCGCATGATCGATAGCGGACGGCGCATGGGCAGGGCCGGGTCACACTGGATATGCATAAACTGTCCCGGCCGGGCATGGGCCGCGGTCTCCGGCGCGTGCAGGCGCAGGATCACCTGCTCGCCGGGGTGCTCCTGGCGTTCCAGCACCCTGGCCTGTTCGATAAAAATGCTGTCGCGGTGTGATGGGCTCATAGCGGTTCTTCTTAATAGTGGCTGATGCGTGTCATGGCTGATGTGTTAAACCGAGCAGGGACGCCCAGGCGCAGACCCGGCAGGCACTGCGCCTCGGGCAGCGTCGGGCGGGATCTGTCCCCGGCGCCTCACTCCTCAGAGCATGTGAAAAAATCGACGGCCGCAGTAGGTCGACGGTTTTTCACAGGCTCTCACTACTAAAGCTGAGACGGCCCGCCAACAGGGTGTGGGTGACACGGCCCTTGAATTCCCAGCCCAGGAACGGCGAATTCTTCCCCTGACTGGCCATACCCTCGGCGCCCAGCTCCCAGTATTGCTCGGGATCAAAGATACAGATGTCCGCGCGCTCCCCCACCCCCAGCCCCGCACTCAGGCCGATGATGCCGGCGGGGCCCTGGCTGATGCAGGCGATCGCCTGCGGAAGGCTCAGCAGGCCCTCGTCCACCAGCCGCAGGGTCAGCACCAGCAGGGTCTCCAGGCCACTGATCCCCGGCTCACTGGAGGGGAACGGCGCCAGCTTGGCATCCCGGTCCAGGGGCTGATGATCCGAACATATGGCGCTGATGCTGCCGCGGCGCAGGGCCTCGCGCAGGCCATCGCGGTCGCGCTGGGTGCGCAGCGGGGGTTGCACATGGCAGTGGCTATCAAAGAATCCGATGTCCATCTCGGTGAGAAACAGCTGATGGGCCGCGACATCCGCGCTCACCGGCAGACCGTCGTGC encodes the following:
- a CDS encoding type IV pilus twitching motility protein PilT, which translates into the protein MDISELLAFSVKNNASDLHLSAGEPPMIRVDGDIRRINVPPMDHKTVHALIYDIMNDRQRKDYEEFLEVDFSFEIPELARFRVNAFNHQRGAGAVFRTIPSVILNFEQLGCPSIFADIAETPRGLVLVTGPTGSGKSTTLAAMVDYKNDTDHGHILTIEDPIEFVHKSKKSLINQREVHRHTLGFNEALRSALREDPDVILVGEMRDPETIRLALTAAETGHLVFGTLHTSSAAKTIDRIIDVFPAAEKEMVRSMLSESLRAVISQTLMKKVGGGRVAAHEIMIANPAIRNLIREAKIAQMYSAIQTGQGSGMQTLDQNLQKLLQKGVITKQEAASKAANKDTFV
- a CDS encoding dihydroorotate dehydrogenase electron transfer subunit; protein product: MSPSHRDSIFIEQARVLERQEHPGEQVILRLHAPETAAHARPGQFMHIQCDPALPMRRPLSIMRVSARAGWVDILFKVLGEGTRLLAMRKQDDLVSVMGPIGMPFTPQLRHSRPLLIGGGVGMPPMVFLADSLREVKGAYEPLVIMGSEVPFPFKAQPSKIMVPGVPAEVIAAMPLLDDWGIASRLASQQGYAGCFEGYVTDLARTWLDALDAAQREQVAVFACGPHPMLEAVARLAREYQLPCQVSLEEFMACAVGGCAGCTVEVQTASGPAMKRVCVDGPVFEASAVFPAA
- a CDS encoding PilT/PilU family type 4a pilus ATPase, yielding MAAKPFNVIQDFQSLLKMMMRKEASDLFLTAGLPASFKINGEISPISESPLNADQVRKLALSLMNDQQRHEFEHTLECNFAIDPPGTGRFRVNVFQQKNHVGIVLRRIKTEIPTFADLGVPQTLADLAMAKRGLVIIAGATGTGKSSTLAAMLGQRNRNSHGHIITVEDPIEYVHEHDGCIITQREVGVDTISFEAALRNTLRQAPDVILIGEIRTRETMEHAIAFAETGHLCLTTLHANNANQALDRILNFFPKDRREQTLLDLSLNLRAIIGQQLIPTPDKTGRCVAVEILINTPLVSQLIREGNVTELKAVMSKSNQQGMLTFDQALFELYKAKKISYEAALHHADSANELRLMIKLGNKAGVKQMGDTLSGVTLMDVQDK